Below is a window of Zygosaccharomyces rouxii strain CBS732 chromosome C complete sequence DNA.
AAGCCAATCCAGCAGCAGATCAACTTCTGTAAATTTACCCCTTACCAAtgttttaattttaattgaattggttTGCGAGGATGTTTGtttgttgtaattcttttccactttctctGGTACAAATCTTTGATCTACAAAACTTTCATCGGGGAAAAGACCCCTTAAAAATGCCAAGCATCCAAATGACATGGTTAACATTGTTTGAACCAGTTTCTGGGATTGTTCAGTAGTGATATCTGTCTTGGTTTTGGTTTTATTCTGTAGTAGTTGGCGGGTAGACATTTCCttatttcttgttttttctctttctttccttaccttttttcttccctAGTGAcgaggaaagaaaaatcagCGTTACCACACAGCATCCCCATATTTATATCATCCTCTACCGCCTTCTTCTCCTCCCCCTTTTTTATCTAGCCGCCAAGGTATCGCGTTCCttgttttttctctctctctctctgCTTCTCCGCCCCTTCAGTAGCCGCCAACGAAGTAAATGTTCTAAGTCCGGGTTATAATATACATATCACGTGTATTTAAATCCTTACACCCTGAATTGTTCTAGACAGAGAAACTTTATCCAGATCAATCAAATTGCTTTCGAACATTGCAGGCAATGGAAGATTGGGCTGTGACTGGGGCGTTGTTCTGTTTGACGAGCTTTTACCGTTCCCTTGCGGGGGGATCCCTTCCCCTAAGGCAGAAGCCTCCGCACCGGAGTTCCGATCTCCGCCTTCTGTCTAAAGGGAACGTTCCAGAAGCTATACTATGAGTACATACTCATGCGCGAAACTTTTACACCATATGACTCACTCAATTCTCGATGTATTTTCCATGTTACGGAACAACTCTTCTATAAATCGCCAATTGAACTATAGAGTAGTTAGCAAGCTAGTAGCCTCTATCGATACGTTGTTTATGTTCCGTTGTTAAAAATACACAAGCCATCTTGACAATGAGATAAAATCTCTTGCACCCTACCCTCCTCTGCCCTATATGCATGTGGCCATGTATAACTACGTATAATGTTTCGAGAGCATTCGCTGATACAGCCCTATATAGGGGTACCCGAAGTATAGAAAATGAGGAACTCTTGCCGTATTGCAGAGGAGCtattatttcttttccctTGACCGAGAATACGGTTTGATTCTACATAACGTAATATCTATAATAGAATACTGAGCACATTcccttctttctttttcttcttttttttttcaatagaaACCTTGAAGGGAAGAACTTCTTTATTTGATAAGAGGGAAATCTACTTTTGTTATAAGGGTACTTGgcaaaagattttacagCTACCAGTTGGTGTGGTGAGTAGACGTAATTATTAGCTAATTTAGGTTGACCGGTCAAATCTTCGAAGATGGGATCAAAAGAAGGTTTACTAGATATCCCACAGGTGGCTGAATCGTCAGCATCTCTGAGTTCCAGAGACGTTGCATCCGCGATCTCGCTGTATGAGCCATCAACCaatcaagagaatttggataatttgTCCATGAAAGCAGTCTATGAGATGGATTCTGAGGGTGATAGCATTTCAAGACCATTATCGAGAGGTTCTGTTACATCTGGTGTTTCGATGATGGCTACTAAAGATGGTGTGGAAGGggaaagaattacaagattgGGGATCCCACAGTATTCGCTGAACCTTTTGAATTCAATGGCACACAACCAGTATAAGAAGATGCACGGACCTTCACTCCCCAAGGGCGGTATTAGTGGAAGCACTACCGGTGGAAGCAATAACGGCAGTATTATTAGTAACAGGGCACCACTTCCACAGACAGCAGCAGATTCACCTAATTCACCACCGATGACACTACGTGAAAAGATGAAGTTACTCGGCAACGAAAGGCAGGTACCTCTTATGGACACTACTTCTAATGATGCGATGGATGGAACTTTGCTGTACGACACTGCACCGGAGAGGCATGGCAATATACCAAATTATTCACTCCATGCGCCCGAAGGTGGTATAATACATGGTCATATGATGAGCGAGAttgatagtaatagtagCACTGTGGGAGATGATacctcttttcaaaatctaaACAATTTATCGCCAGCAGTGGGGACTATGTATAGTGACAATGACTAATGTTTTTGGGGGATCTATTAGATTGATATGAAGAAATTTAGGggaaatttcatttttgcaaaataataattaaTAAAGAGAGACTAATTTATGACATTTTTGTAGGGGATCTGATTGAATTCAGTCCCAGTTTGTAGGTATTATGTTTGTTTTGGTAACCGTACTGCTGCTATAATATTTTCTTGATATACATGTATATGAGCGATATGATATCTGTTGTAGGGAGAGGCGAGGTAGGACTGAcattgagaaaaaaaaaagttcgTCATGGTAATACCTATACATGTAACATTTCATTGAGGGATTGAAGGTTGGCACAGTTGAAGATGATCAGATCAACTACTGCTAAGTTGGGGAAACGCTGTGCGACTTTACGTGTTAGAGCTAGTCCCATTTTGAGACCTCTAGTTGCGACTAGATGCATTACCAATAAGGCAGATGAAGTATTCACTAAACTAAGTGATGAGAATGACCCCAAGAGGGATGCGTTTTTCAATTATTCATGGGGGTCTTGGTTAGTCAATGATAAACAAGAGAAAGCTAAAAGAGTTACTAAGTTTTCCCTTGAAGGTTTAACTGATGTCTTGAATGAAATCTATGCAGATTCTCAACAATTGGCTAAAACCGTTAAGAGTAATAGAATTCCTGCACCTAATCacaagaaaaatttgatcgTTACTCTACCTCATAATACCAtgattaaagatttggGTACTGTTAACCCCAATGAAAAAGTTAGAGTGATACGTATGGCTAGTATCCATGAGGGAAAACATCACAGAATCTACAAGTTGGATACCAATATAGATAGATCATTTGTATTGAGAATTCCATATGCTCTAGAAAATGGCCATGTTATAGAAAGTAGATTGAAAAGTGAAGTTGCCACTATGGATTTCGctcatttgaaattgggtATTAACGTTCCTAAAGTTTACTGCTATGGTGTAAACGCATTAAACCCTGTAAGACAGCCATTCGTCTTGGAAGAGTTTATTGAAGGTAAATTACTCATGAGAGATTGGAACCCTCTAGTGGACGATAAGAAGGATTCGTTGCCTGACGATAATTTGAAGAGTGTTGTGGAACAGGTTTCTGATTTACAATCTAAGCTTTTATCAATGCAATTCAATGGAATTGGCTCTTTGTACTTTTCCAAGGATTATGAGAGACCCGGCGAACCTAAAAAGTCTGTTTACGACGGTGAGTCAAACCCTGATCTACAAGGTAGATGGATTATTGGTCCTACTGCAGAAAGGGTCTTTTGGAGAAAGAAGTCAGTCTTGAACAAGGAAGCTCTGAGTAAATTTTTGGGACCTTGGTCAGCTAATGAACCTTTGGAAGTCGTTAAGAATACTGGTCTTGTAGAGGCAGAAAATGCAAAGGCAAGGTTAGCTCTGAAGCAAGCTGATGCCTCACCTGAAGCTGTGGATGAAACTACTTTGAGCGAACAGATCGTtagttttgaaaatttggcTACCGTAGGTCCTCATCTGTTCGATTCTGGAACCACCACTATCCCCAATGTTAAGGAATTGTTGAAACCAAGATTATACCATCCAGATCTTGACCCTATGAATATTATTGTTACTGCAGAAGGTACGCCTTACTTATTGGATTTTGAAGGTTCAAGTGTCAAACCTTTCATTTTGCACAATTCACCCCAATTTGTTGCTTACGATGGaccaaagatttttgaTTTGCAAGAAGATATCCCAGATTACGAAAAGCTTGTCGATTCTGAAAAAGCTCAGTACGAGTTCATGTACAAGCGTACtagaaatcaattcttgtggGATTCTGCTTTGAATGAAAGAAACAACAAATTAATATCTGCCGTTGCACCACCTGTCAAATTGCTCAGAAGCCCCTATATTGCCGCAGTTGAAAGAAAGTCTGATGACGAATATTTACTCATTGATGAAGCACTAATCCAATTGGCTGAAGTTTGGGAAgtcttttacaagaacGGTTTGGTTAAAGATGCAAATTATCCTCTAACATTCTCTAAGGAAACATTGGAAAAACATGCTAATGATTTGAATGCGTTCCATGAGAAATTGATTAGCAGACCATTCGCTGCCACGCAAGGTTGGATTCCACAAGATATGTTTGAAAACCTGATTAAGGCGGGGATCCTGGTTAAGGAAAGTGACAGTAGCTACACTGTCAAAACCGAAAATCTAGATTAATTTATTCTGACATGTATATAGTTTGGTATAATTTGCTGACGATTATTTAACTATGCATCTTCTTATTCATCCGCCTAATGTTTTTACTCATTTATCGTTTTGCTGCTCGCCAGGAGCTTTCCAAATCTCAACGCGGCAAGAAAATGGTGCATTAAACATAAACAAATTCCTTTCACTTCCATTATAACGTCTTCACGATATTGAACAGTGAGCATTTGCGATTATAAGCAATGGAAgagaatcaagaattagaaaccaaaattgaaacatTGAACGGTATGTATATCTTTAACACTTCGGCGGCAAAGATAGTTCCATGTATACTAACGATAGCAGAAGCTGCAAGTTGGCTTAGGCAACTAATATCGACAAACTCTCTGAATTTAGAGTCTATTCACGATAAACTAGATTCGCTTTTCCCGGTGGCGATAGATTATAACAAGTCTCTTAAAACATGCAAGTTAAATCTGCCACTTCCTGACATTGTTCAGCGGTTAGAAAGTACAGCTTCATGTCTATGGAATGCCGTTGCAATAGCCATCAAAgtggaaaaagatgaagcGGCGGGTCAAATGCTGTGTTATTCCAGGTTGTTCGTTTGTGTTTTACTATCAATTCATGAAACGCTCATACCTAGCATAGAGCGGAAGTTGAGAGTGACTCAATGCTATGTCAGCACTCTTAAAGTTACTATAGATCATGGTTGGAATCAGCTGCACCAAATGATTAATGTTcacttgaaagaaaatttgaGTTGTTTAACGGAGGCGGCTAATCTatttaatgaaaaggaaaaaaaaaaatacgaaAAACTAAAGCTAGAATTTGAAGTTTCAAACTTTCAGGATGCATTAAAACAAGGAAATATTGATTTGGCTAGACAGTTTGAAATTCAGGCAAATATTATTGGTAATGTAGCGATCCTAGATTCGACCTTACTTTTAGATCTTTGCAGAATGATTTACAATGCAATATTGACGTTAAGAGAAACATCACTTGAAGACATTAATTACATTAATTACTTTTTGCAAAGAGCTTGcgaatatttggaattagAGGTTCCCTCATTAAAAACTCATGCTGATTATAGTAGCTTAAGATATTCAATTCTATTACTACTTGCCAACAGCCAGGTGGACCAAAACATCGAAACATGGGACATATCCAAGTGTGCAATGTCCCTAAGGGTTCTGCAAAACGAATATCCCAAAAAGGTAGAGCCCTATTCCCTGGGAATTGATTTCTGCAAGAAGATGGGCGGCTCAAGTGTACCACAAGgaattaaagaaatcatTATGAGGATGATCAGTTCAGTGGATATCCTTCTCAATTTTGACGCTAGTATGGGGATAATAAACGAGTTTGCAAATCTGGATACAAGACTGGCATTAGAATGCCTAGACTATATTTTCATAAACAAATGGGATCCTGAAAGGGATCATAAATGGTTAGAGAAactcttcatcttcagatttTTCCTGACAACGCAATCAAAACATTTGAATAATACtgaaattattcaaaatttagAGGAATATTGCAGCCAAGCGGAACGAAGATTAATGGATGTTTTGTCCAAACACGCAATGTCGAGCGTTATAACGCTACTTTGGAATTCAGGTAAAAAATCGGAAAAGACTGGAAAATACTTGGAAAGCATTGGTTTTTATAGGATtgcattgaagaatttcatAAGTCAAGAATATGCTGATAGAGGTAAACTTCAAAGGGCTCTCATGTTTGTTTATATTCAAGTAAAGGAATTCAAACAGTGCGAAGAGTTGTATGAAAAAATGGCAACCGCTGACAAACATTCACCCCTGACACAATTGCTTatattgaaaatatttCTCAACCAATCAAAGGAGAAGTCCTGTCTTGAATGCTTGGAGCAGATCAAAGCATCAGGGCATGAAAATGCCATGGATACATTAATTCTTGCCGTCTCCGAATGCAGAGCATCCAAACAATTGGCGGTAAAGGCAATATCGATTCTCTTTGAAGCAATTGAATCACAGCAAGTCCCAGAACAAAAATTGGTCCAATGGTCAGTACCTACTTTGTGTTTATTACGTTACACTTCACAActcattttgaaatttgtcGAGGATGAACAACAGAATATCTTTACCTATTATCTGCCCACCATGCAGAATCTCTTACAGAAAGCCCTCGAATATTTAAATCGAATAAAAACTATGAAAAGATTCCACGAAACCGTTGATTCCATGCCGCAGTATCAAGAGGGCACATCTGTAGATGAAATCGAATGGTTTGCTTCAACCTCGTATAACCTTGCACTTAAATGCGTTGCCGAAAATATGGACGATACCAATAGCCTAGATTTTGCCCAGTTATCCAGGAAATTTATACTATTGATCCCACATAAAGAATTCACTTTCCCCAAAATGTTCCATTACACCTATTGGGAATTCAGATCTCATCTGTTGTACTTGACCATAATTCAAACCAGGATGTACAGAGGTAACCCAGATGCTTTACTCCAGGTTCAAATAGAATCCTTGACGCTGATGAACGACATTTCACAGAAGAGAAACCGCcaagattttaaagatggATGCGGCTCTTATGAGAATGAGAAAATGGACGGATGTCTTAGCGATGCGCTATTGTTAGCTTTTGAGGCAAGTCTGCAGATGCAAGATCAGATAAAAATATCAGAGATATTGATAACGACAGCACAATGGCAAAATCctcaaattgaaatcctTTTAACTGATTCTGCAATTTCCATGTACGAGTTGCCAAGAGGTTTATTCATGGAAACTATCGAGCCGCTGATCCAAAGGAATGTGGATAATCATCTAATcgatgattttaaaatttgtCAATGGCTAAGAACCTTTCTTGACTGCGCGCTAACCTTGGGGAAAACATCGCAGCTTGATCTTACAGAACGTTTACTAGAAAGAATTAAGGAACCTCTCGCAAATCCTGATACATCGAATACAGACCAATTGAAGCAAGAGGTCGAAATGATAGCTACTTTAAGCTGGAATCAGGGAGTCAATTCCATCATCAAAGGCGAAAAAACTTTGGGAATGGCATGGTGTCGTACTTCTATCCAATTCGCTAGTCTGTACAGTGACCATCTAGAGACACAATTACAGAAACTATGGAATTCTCTAGCATCATCTGCCGAATTAAGATATGACTGACCGACTGAACGACTGACCGACTGACTGACTCGACGACCAAATGACTGACCGATCAGAACGTGCACAGCGTAAATCATTTTGATCTTTCTCGAGAAGTCACTATCCGTAAAACATGACTTGTCCGGCTGATTTCCCAGATTTCGTCACCTACCCGTCCAGTGGAGTTGTAACAGCGCATAAGTGGAGATACAACTCCACCTAGCTATTAAAAAACAATCAATTAACTGTATGTGGTTCTATCAAGTCCAATTTCAATGCTGAAAGCGCCTAAAAACATTCATAATAGAATTCCACGATACTTAAGCTCTCAAGTAATTCCAGGTTTGCCCATTTACTTCGATTCTTCATTATTGTCTAACGAATTGTCATTAGAGCACATGATATTTTTCACACGGGGGAAACGCCTGATTGGTGCATCTGGCAGGTAGGGTGCCACacttaaaatttttcatattagaataataataatactaataataataataatttttttaagTGGAATTAATTGTCATGCTAGCTCCCTTGGATTGAATGAGTCAGGTTGGAAACATATATAAGGAACACATTTGTTAGCCCCCACTATACTGTTGAAAACTATCTTGCTTTCCCCGCCACTCCATTAATTGATAAGTTCATCAATCAACCAAGAACAAATATataaaacaaaaatggCCAGTCAAGAAATCAACAATCTACAGAATTCTTTCCAGCGTGCTGTGAACCTCAGTGGTTCTTCGGGTGCTGTTTCCACCTCTCCTACTCAATCCTTTATGGACACTCTACCTCGTCGAATGAGTGTCTCCAATAAGGCAAAGGCTTTAAAACCTTTTTCTACCGGTGATATGAAGATTCTTCTACTAGAAAATGTTAATGCTACCGCTGTAAGTATTTTCGAGGATCAGGGATACCAAGTTGAATTTCATAAGTCTTCTTTACCTGAAGAGGAGCTGattgaaaagataaaaGATGTTCATGCCATTGGTATTAGGTCAAAGACAAAATTAACTGCAAACGTTTTGAAACATGCCAAGAACTTGGTTTCTATCGGTTGTTTCTGTATTGGTACCAACCAAGTTGATCTAAAATATGCCACCCATGCAGGTATTGCCGTTTTCAACTCTCCATTCTCTAACTCTAGAAGTGTAGCGGAATTAAtcattggtgaaatcaTCAGTTTAGCCAGACAACTGGGTGATAGATCTATCGAACTACACACAGGTGCATGGAACAAAGTTTCCAACAGGTGTTGGGAAGTTAGAGGTAAAACTTTGGGTATCATTGGTTATGGTCACATTGGTTCTCAATTATCCGTCCTAGCGGAAGCTATGGGTATGCATGTGTTATACTACGATACTGTAACCATT
It encodes the following:
- a CDS encoding uncharacterized protein (similar to gnl|GLV|KLLA0C07601g Kluyveromyces lactis KLLA0C07601g and some similarities with YER079W uniprot|P40052 Saccharomyces cerevisiae YER079W Hypothetical ORF) encodes the protein MGSKEGLLDIPQVAESSASLSSRDVASAISLYEPSTNQENLDNLSMKAVYEMDSEGDSISRPLSRGSVTSGVSMMATKDGVEGERITRLGIPQYSLNLLNSMAHNQYKKMHGPSLPKGGISGSTTGGSNNGSIISNRAPLPQTAADSPNSPPMTLREKMKLLGNERQVPLMDTTSNDAMDGTLLYDTAPERHGNIPNYSLHAPEGGIIHGHMMSEIDSNSSTVGDDTSFQNLNNLSPAVGTMYSDND
- the AIM9 gene encoding Aim9p (similar to uniprot|P40053 Saccharomyces cerevisiae YER080W FMP29 The authentic non-tagged protein was localized to the mitochondria) — protein: MIRSTTAKLGKRCATLRVRASPILRPLVATRCITNKADEVFTKLSDENDPKRDAFFNYSWGSWLVNDKQEKAKRVTKFSLEGLTDVLNEIYADSQQLAKTVKSNRIPAPNHKKNLIVTLPHNTMIKDLGTVNPNEKVRVIRMASIHEGKHHRIYKLDTNIDRSFVLRIPYALENGHVIESRLKSEVATMDFAHLKLGINVPKVYCYGVNALNPVRQPFVLEEFIEGKLLMRDWNPLVDDKKDSLPDDNLKSVVEQVSDLQSKLLSMQFNGIGSLYFSKDYERPGEPKKSVYDGESNPDLQGRWIIGPTAERVFWRKKSVLNKEALSKFLGPWSANEPLEVVKNTGLVEAENAKARLALKQADASPEAVDETTLSEQIVSFENLATVGPHLFDSGTTTIPNVKELLKPRLYHPDLDPMNIIVTAEGTPYLLDFEGSSVKPFILHNSPQFVAYDGPKIFDLQEDIPDYEKLVDSEKAQYEFMYKRTRNQFLWDSALNERNNKLISAVAPPVKLLRSPYIAAVERKSDDEYLLIDEALIQLAEVWEVFYKNGLVKDANYPLTFSKETLEKHANDLNAFHEKLISRPFAATQGWIPQDMFENLIKAGILVKESDSSYTVKTENLD
- the SPO22 gene encoding Spo22p (similar to uniprot|P40511 Saccharomyces cerevisiae YIL073C); translation: MEENQELETKIETLNGMYIFNTSAAKIVPCILTIAEAASWLRQLISTNSLNLESIHDKLDSLFPVAIDYNKSLKTCKLNLPLPDIVQRLESTASCLWNAVAIAIKVEKDEAAGQMLCYSRLFVCVLLSIHETLIPSIERKLRVTQCYVSTLKVTIDHGWNQLHQMINVHLKENLSCLTEAANLFNEKEKKKYEKLKLEFEVSNFQDALKQGNIDLARQFEIQANIIGNVAILDSTLLLDLCRMIYNAILTLRETSLEDINYINYFLQRACEYLELEVPSLKTHADYSSLRYSILLLLANSQVDQNIETWDISKCAMSLRVLQNEYPKKVEPYSLGIDFCKKMGGSSVPQGIKEIIMRMISSVDILLNFDASMGIINEFANLDTRLALECLDYIFINKWDPERDHKWLEKLFIFRFFLTTQSKHLNNTEIIQNLEEYCSQAERRLMDVLSKHAMSSVITLLWNSGKKSEKTGKYLESIGFYRIALKNFISQEYADRGKLQRALMFVYIQVKEFKQCEELYEKMATADKHSPLTQLLILKIFLNQSKEKSCLECLEQIKASGHENAMDTLILAVSECRASKQLAVKAISILFEAIESQQVPEQKLVQWSVPTLCLLRYTSQLILKFVEDEQQNIFTYYLPTMQNLLQKALEYLNRIKTMKRFHETVDSMPQYQEGTSVDEIEWFASTSYNLALKCVAENMDDTNSLDFAQLSRKFILLIPHKEFTFPKMFHYTYWEFRSHLLYLTIIQTRMYRGNPDALLQVQIESLTLMNDISQKRNRQDFKDGCGSYENEKMDGCLSDALLLAFEASLQMQDQIKISEILITTAQWQNPQIEILLTDSAISMYELPRGLFMETIEPLIQRNVDNHLIDDFKICQWLRTFLDCALTLGKTSQLDLTERLLERIKEPLANPDTSNTDQLKQEVEMIATLSWNQGVNSIIKGEKTLGMAWCRTSIQFASLYSDHLETQLQKLWNSLASSAELRYD